A genome region from Coffea arabica cultivar ET-39 chromosome 7e, Coffea Arabica ET-39 HiFi, whole genome shotgun sequence includes the following:
- the LOC113700942 gene encoding protein SOSEKI 2-like — protein sequence MEVRGRRSRDMSPERVKICTQSRLIRPAFKKVQVVYYLTRNGQLEHPHYLEVTHLANQQLRLKDVIDRLTVLRGKAMPSLYSWSCKRSYKNGYVWNDLAENDIIYPSEGAEYVLKGSEIVSDGCTEKFQQLRVGSSTQQNQQLPLGNVQQRPGVVEITNCHPKRRSLGHVHHHNNEYEDNDQNEAGQVEEEELDHEEEYEEKISCYTTSTTPQYSRCSRGVSTDEIHHRHQRPQKQEQKKQKQESQETMKNPRSEFILENESPPSTTSSSLSDKAMNETSNTSKRFEDGDPVGNEPLLSRNSMLFQLIACGGSLSFRGTTNGKNVPDLKQQQQPPPATTTTAATPAGARRSNCSDLHKGVLCKSAAAGYKAAAAMEEEDEIKYMSENPRFGNLQAEEKEYFSGSIVESMATDDRAQVEPSSLKKSSSYNEERSSKLAIEDAEATEEERGEKALKGKCIPRKRSSSKQAKK from the exons ATGGAGGTTCGAGGAAGAAGAAGCAGAGACATGAGTCCTGAAAGGGTGAAGATATGCACACAGTCCAGGTTGATAAGACCTGCTTTCAAAAAAGTTCAAGTTGTTTATTACCTCACCAGAAATGGCCAGCTTGAGCATCCTCATTATTTGGAAGTTACTCATCTTGCTAATCAACAACTTCGCCTGAAAG ATGTCATTGATCGGCTCACAGTTCTTAGAGGCAAAGCCATGCCCTCGTTGTATTCTTGGTCTTGCAAAAG GAGCTACAAAAATGGTTATGTGTGGAATGACTTGGCGGAGAATGATATCATCTATCCATCAGAAGGAGCAGAATATGTACTCAAAGGGTCCGAAATAGTCAGTGATGGTTGCACAG AAAAATTTCAACAACTTCGAGTTGGCAGTAGCACACAACAGAATCAGCAACTTCCTCTTGGGAACGTGCAACAAAGGCCGGGAGTTGTAGAAATCACGAACTGCCATCCAAAACGCAGATCACTAGGCCATGTTCATCATCACAACAATGAATACGAGGATAATGATCAAAATGAAGCTGGTcaagtagaagaagaagagttgGATCATGAAGAAGAATATGAAGAAAAGATTAGCTGCTATACCACCTCAACTACACCTCAGTATTCTCGATGCTCCCGCGGCGTCTCCACCGACGAAATTCACCACCGACATCAACGACCACAaaaacaagaacaaaagaagcaaaagcaagaatCTCAAGAAACTATGAAAAACCCTAGGTCTGAATTCATTTTAGAAAATGAATCTCCACCGTCGACGACGTCGTCGAGTCTTTCGGACAAAGCCATGAACGAGACCAGCAACACGTCCAAGAGGTTCGAGGACGGCGATCCGGTTGGAAATGAGCCGTTACTGAGCCGGAACTCCATGCTTTTTCAGCTCATTGCATGCGGGGGGTCGCTCTCTTTTAGGGGCACTACTAATGGCAAAAATGTGCCTGATTTGAAGCAGCAGCAACAACCACCACCGGCGACAACTACTACGGCGGCGACCCCTGCTGGGGCTAGGAGGAGTAACTGTAGTGATCTGCATAAAGGGGTGTTGTGCAAAAGTGCTGCGGCGGGGTATAAGGCGGCGGCGGCTATGGAGGAGGAGGATGAGATAAAGTACATGTCTGAGAATCCGAGGTTTGGGAATTTGCAGGCTGAGGAGAAAGAGTATTTCAGTGGGAGCATTGTTGAATCAATGGCTACCGATGACAGGGCTCAGGTTGAACCCTCAAGCTTGAAGAAATCATCTTCCTATAATGAGGAAAG GAGCTCGAAATTAGCTATAGAGGATGCAGAAGCAACCGAGgaagagagaggagagaaagcTTTGAAAGGGAAATGCATCCCAAGAAAAAGGTCTTC